GCGTTCTCGTTCCTCGACAAGAGCATCCCGACGAGCCGGATCCGGGTCACCGAACTCGAGCCCGGCCGCCGGATCTCCTGGCACGTCGAAGACGCGTACCTCGCCTTCATCGACCAGCACGACGAGTGGAACGACACCCGGATGACCTTCGACATCACGCCGGGCCCGGCCGGTACGACGCTGCGCTTCACCCACCACGGCCTGACTCCGGACAGCGCTTGCTACCGCGATTGCTCGCGAGGCTGGACGAGCTGCGTCAACACCAGCCTGCACGCGCTGCTCACCACCGGCGCCGGCAAGCCGAT
The nucleotide sequence above comes from Amycolatopsis sp. AA4. Encoded proteins:
- a CDS encoding SRPBCC domain-containing protein, with amino-acid sequence MNSFTTELTVDRTPEEVFAAVTDVRGWFSESITGTATEVGDAFSFLDKSIPTSRIRVTELEPGRRISWHVEDAYLAFIDQHDEWNDTRMTFDITPGPAGTTLRFTHHGLTPDSACYRDCSRGWTSCVNTSLHALLTTGAGKPIPKSEAPEGHPAA